A portion of the Flavobacteriales bacterium genome contains these proteins:
- a CDS encoding UvrD-helicase domain-containing protein, producing the protein MHYLDELNEPQRAAAENINGPMMVIAGAGSGKTRVLTYRIANMIDKGIDPFNILSLTFTNKAAKEMKERISKMLGDGQSRNVWSGTFHSIFARILRSESERIGYPSNFTIYDTQDSRSLIKAIVKEMGLDDKLYKPSIVGSRISSAKNNLISPQAYLQNTDIQADDRETGRKKLGEIYMEYAKRCFKSGAMDFDDLLFKTNVLLKNFPDVLEKYQNKFKYILVDEYQDTNYSQYLIVKRLAAKNQNLCVVGDDAQSIYAFRGADIQNILNFKKDYPQYKLFKLEQNYRSSKVIVNAANSIIKNNKKQIQKNVWTANEEGEKMRVIKTYSDNEEGKFVANDIFETKQNEQVNNIDFAILYRTNAQSRSFEEALRKLNIKYRIYGGLSFYQRKEVKDLIAYFRLTANHDDEEALKRVINYPKRGIGKGSLEKATVAARENDVSLWEMLSNLPKYNLGINTGTTNKIVQFTTMIKSFATKLQTMSAADLAYEIGQASGLTRELYADKTPEGVARYENIQELQNGIKEFTEKSKADGVDVFLPDFLLDVALLTDADNDDEEDNDKVTLMTIHASKGLEFPYVYIVGLEEALFPSQLALNSRAELEEERRLFYVAVTRAEKKCTLSYAMSRYRWGNLISCEPSRFIEEIDERFLDLAQAGSPSEMMGSPSATGGGTSSFGSRNTGGGVGAKQQFGSRFSKRTVIPKTTATTKPAAHKPSFGNRNLKKVSSASSAPSKPVDTSKLAVGVIVNHDRFGKGKILKIEGEAPNLKATVLFPSSGEKQLLLKYAKLTVIG; encoded by the coding sequence ATGCACTATTTAGATGAATTAAACGAACCCCAAAGAGCGGCTGCAGAGAATATCAATGGACCAATGATGGTCATTGCAGGAGCTGGTTCTGGGAAGACAAGGGTATTAACATACAGAATTGCAAACATGATAGATAAAGGTATTGATCCTTTTAATATTCTATCATTAACGTTTACCAACAAAGCTGCAAAAGAGATGAAAGAGCGTATCTCGAAAATGTTGGGAGATGGGCAGTCCCGTAATGTATGGTCAGGAACATTTCACTCTATTTTTGCACGTATTTTACGTTCCGAAAGTGAACGAATTGGTTACCCGAGTAATTTTACCATTTACGATACACAAGATTCTCGTAGTTTGATTAAGGCCATCGTAAAGGAAATGGGCTTAGACGATAAATTATACAAACCGTCTATTGTAGGTTCGAGAATATCATCAGCAAAGAATAATTTAATTTCGCCTCAAGCTTATTTGCAGAATACAGATATTCAGGCAGACGACAGAGAAACAGGAAGGAAAAAGCTGGGTGAAATTTATATGGAGTATGCTAAACGTTGCTTTAAGTCTGGAGCGATGGATTTTGATGATTTATTATTCAAAACCAATGTGCTGCTGAAAAACTTTCCTGATGTTTTAGAGAAATACCAAAATAAATTTAAATATATCCTCGTAGATGAGTACCAGGATACCAACTATTCTCAATATTTAATCGTAAAACGATTAGCAGCCAAAAATCAAAACCTGTGTGTAGTAGGGGATGATGCTCAAAGTATTTATGCTTTCCGTGGTGCTGACATTCAAAATATACTCAACTTTAAGAAAGATTATCCTCAATACAAATTGTTTAAGCTAGAGCAAAATTATCGTTCTTCAAAAGTTATTGTAAATGCTGCAAATAGCATTATAAAAAACAATAAAAAACAGATCCAAAAAAATGTTTGGACAGCCAATGAAGAGGGAGAAAAAATGCGAGTGATAAAAACCTATTCTGATAATGAAGAGGGAAAGTTTGTTGCCAATGATATTTTTGAAACTAAGCAGAATGAGCAAGTCAATAACATTGATTTTGCAATTTTATATCGAACCAACGCACAGTCAAGATCTTTTGAGGAAGCCCTAAGAAAGCTTAATATAAAGTATCGAATTTATGGTGGACTATCATTTTACCAACGTAAAGAAGTCAAAGATTTAATTGCTTATTTTAGGCTTACAGCAAACCATGATGACGAAGAGGCGTTAAAAAGAGTAATTAATTATCCCAAAAGAGGAATAGGAAAAGGTAGTCTTGAAAAAGCAACTGTAGCAGCTAGAGAAAATGACGTTTCCCTATGGGAAATGTTAAGTAATCTGCCTAAGTATAATTTGGGAATTAATACTGGGACAACGAATAAAATTGTGCAGTTTACGACAATGATTAAGAGTTTTGCTACGAAATTGCAGACGATGTCAGCTGCTGATTTGGCCTATGAAATAGGTCAAGCGAGTGGTTTAACCCGTGAATTATACGCCGATAAGACACCAGAAGGAGTAGCTCGTTATGAGAATATTCAAGAGCTGCAAAATGGTATTAAAGAATTTACAGAAAAGAGTAAAGCTGATGGCGTAGATGTGTTTTTACCAGATTTTTTATTGGATGTCGCTTTATTAACTGATGCCGATAATGATGATGAAGAAGATAATGATAAAGTTACTTTAATGACAATTCATGCTTCTAAAGGATTGGAATTTCCTTATGTATATATTGTTGGACTTGAGGAAGCTTTGTTCCCGTCTCAATTAGCATTAAACTCGAGAGCTGAATTAGAAGAGGAACGTCGACTGTTTTATGTGGCGGTGACACGTGCAGAAAAAAAATGTACACTAAGTTATGCAATGAGTAGGTACCGTTGGGGAAATTTAATTTCTTGTGAACCAAGTCGTTTTATAGAAGAAATTGATGAACGGTTCTTAGACTTAGCTCAGGCAGGCAGTCCTTCAGAAATGATGGGGAGCCCATCGGCTACTGGTGGTGGAACAAGTAGTTTTGGGTCGAGAAATACAGGAGGTGGTGTAGGTGCTAAACAACAGTTTGGCAGTCGCTTTAGTAAGCGAACAGTGATTCCTAAAACAACCGCGACAACAAAACCAGCCGCTCATAAACCATCGTTTGGAAACCGTAATTTAAAGAAGGTCTCTTCAGCAAGTTCTGCGCCAAGTAAACCTGTAGATACTTCTAAGTTAGCAGTCGGAGTAATCGTAAATCACGATCGTTTTGGGAAAGGAAAAATTTTAAAAATTGAGGGGGAAGCCCCCAATTTAAAAGCCACCGTTTTGTTTCCATCTAGTGGAGAAAAACAATTGCTTTTAAAATATGCTAAATTAACAGTGATTGGGTAG
- a CDS encoding DUF1800 domain-containing protein → MKLTQQHKNHLYARTSFFTHLKHQSDSDNVKTVVDTIINNQVGQPITIDLPEYNPISMKKLSKAKGKALKRAWKKEVVQINQKWIQQMLEEDKSFIEKMTLFWHGHFACDTSKNPYTTLQLNNLLRKHALGNFKDLLLAVSQSAGMINYLHLKQNKKKKPNEDFARELCELFTLGRDVDYTENDVKEIARAFTGWTISPMGDFMFNEKQHDAGVKTIFGQSGNFKGEDVLKLITDNPNTAKFIATKLYRFFVVDRLDKANIQAIAQVLYESDYDLTKTMKYLFNATWFYQAEGKLIKSPIDLLVGMGKTFDLKFVRANILIKYQKYLGQVLFKPPNVAGWSGGRDWIDASRLAFRLRLGSLILNKGSFQIDTGADLDERSEDKVNAKFTRFYEEINWQSFAENIKGGNVYDVLIRTENPILRAQFSDKEKSTIVKLISTPDYQLT, encoded by the coding sequence ATGAAATTAACACAACAACATAAAAACCATTTATACGCAAGAACTTCGTTTTTTACGCATCTTAAACACCAAAGTGATAGTGACAATGTAAAAACAGTTGTCGATACAATCATCAATAATCAAGTTGGTCAACCCATTACAATAGATTTGCCTGAATATAATCCGATTTCAATGAAAAAGCTTTCAAAAGCCAAGGGAAAAGCATTAAAACGAGCGTGGAAAAAGGAGGTGGTTCAAATCAATCAGAAATGGATTCAGCAGATGTTGGAGGAGGATAAGAGTTTTATAGAAAAAATGACACTGTTTTGGCATGGGCATTTTGCTTGTGATACAAGTAAGAATCCATATACAACTTTACAATTGAATAATCTTTTAAGAAAGCATGCTTTAGGGAACTTTAAAGATTTGTTGTTGGCAGTTTCACAGTCTGCGGGGATGATTAACTACTTGCATTTAAAGCAAAATAAAAAGAAAAAACCCAACGAAGATTTTGCCCGAGAATTGTGTGAGTTGTTTACCTTGGGAAGAGATGTAGATTATACGGAGAATGATGTCAAAGAAATTGCTAGAGCGTTTACAGGTTGGACAATTTCTCCAATGGGTGATTTTATGTTTAATGAAAAGCAACATGATGCAGGAGTAAAAACCATTTTTGGACAATCTGGGAATTTTAAAGGAGAAGATGTATTAAAGTTAATTACAGATAACCCCAATACCGCAAAATTTATAGCAACAAAACTTTATCGTTTTTTTGTTGTTGATCGATTGGATAAAGCTAACATTCAAGCAATCGCTCAAGTACTTTATGAATCAGATTATGACCTTACCAAGACAATGAAATACTTGTTCAATGCAACCTGGTTTTATCAGGCAGAGGGGAAGCTAATCAAAAGTCCGATTGATCTATTAGTGGGAATGGGAAAGACATTTGATTTAAAGTTTGTAAGAGCAAATATATTGATAAAGTATCAGAAGTATTTGGGGCAAGTTTTATTTAAACCACCAAATGTTGCGGGTTGGTCAGGAGGTAGAGATTGGATAGATGCTTCGCGATTAGCCTTTCGATTAAGGTTGGGGTCCCTCATTTTAAATAAAGGCAGTTTTCAAATAGATACAGGTGCAGATTTGGATGAGCGTTCTGAGGATAAAGTGAATGCTAAATTTACACGTTTTTATGAAGAAATTAATTGGCAAAGCTTTGCAGAAAATATAAAAGGAGGAAACGTATATGATGTACTGATAAGAACAGAAAACCCCATTCTAAGAGCGCAATTTAGTGATAAAGAAAAATCAACAATTGTAAAGTTAATCTCAACACCAGATTATCAATTAACCTAA
- a CDS encoding DUF1501 domain-containing protein, with product MKRREFLKKTGVITAGSLLLPSFLRANSFSNSLVNGMKRLVIVQLSGGNDGINTVVPYGLDEYYNNRIRIGLKEESLLKINHQFGFNPALKGLYKLHQEGMVSLINSVGYPNPSRSHFRSMDIWHTASNSEEYKTSGWIGQYLDSYCQNAYQAIELNGNLSLALKGKTKSGIAFTNPEAFYKSINAPFYQELKAIKTTNTELDFMYKVFNDTKNSAKYIYDQHQLVSNTVDYGRGVFGQQLKEIATLIQSDIQTPVFYTALKGFDTHVNQLGNHNRLLKLLDEGLSAFVADLEKDDLMKETTILVFSEFGRRLKENASRGTDHGAANISFVIDKNLSQQAHQFNTIDLSDLHRGDPKYQVDFRSIYQELLTHRLNVDAKKVLGKSYQSLGLF from the coding sequence ATGAAAAGAAGAGAATTTTTAAAAAAGACTGGGGTCATTACAGCAGGATCTTTATTGCTGCCTTCATTTTTGAGAGCGAATTCATTTTCAAATTCATTAGTAAATGGAATGAAAAGGTTAGTAATTGTTCAACTCAGTGGTGGAAATGATGGGATAAATACTGTTGTTCCTTATGGATTAGATGAATATTATAACAATCGAATAAGGATAGGTTTAAAAGAAGAAAGCTTGTTAAAAATCAATCATCAATTTGGTTTTAATCCAGCATTAAAGGGACTTTATAAATTACATCAAGAGGGAATGGTATCTTTAATCAATTCGGTAGGATACCCTAACCCTAGCCGTTCGCATTTTAGGTCCATGGATATCTGGCATACCGCTTCTAATTCTGAAGAGTATAAAACATCAGGATGGATAGGACAATATCTAGATAGTTATTGCCAAAATGCATACCAAGCAATAGAGTTAAATGGGAATTTATCATTAGCACTAAAAGGAAAAACAAAAAGTGGAATAGCTTTTACCAATCCTGAGGCATTTTATAAGAGCATCAATGCTCCATTTTATCAGGAATTGAAAGCGATAAAAACTACCAATACTGAATTAGATTTTATGTACAAAGTATTTAACGATACCAAAAATTCAGCAAAGTATATTTACGATCAACACCAGCTTGTTTCCAATACCGTCGATTATGGAAGAGGAGTTTTTGGACAACAATTAAAAGAAATAGCTACGCTCATACAATCAGATATACAAACGCCTGTCTTTTATACAGCGCTAAAAGGGTTTGATACGCATGTCAATCAATTGGGAAATCATAATCGTTTATTAAAGCTTTTAGATGAAGGGTTAAGTGCTTTTGTAGCAGATTTGGAAAAAGATGATTTAATGAAAGAGACTACCATCTTAGTCTTTTCAGAATTTGGAAGGCGATTAAAAGAAAATGCAAGTAGAGGAACAGATCATGGAGCAGCCAATATTTCTTTTGTAATAGATAAGAATTTATCTCAACAAGCACATCAATTCAATACCATTGATTTGTCGGACTTACATAGAGGAGACCCGAAATATCAAGTAGATTTTAGAAGTATTTATCAAGAACTTTTAACCCATCGTTTAAATGTTGATGCAAAAAAAGTTTTGGGAAAATCATATCAAAGTTTAGGGTTGTTTTAA
- the rnr gene encoding ribonuclease R — MSKKRNKRKTPATLKKKLIQKTLKVFDHNPETAFNYKDMSKALGLANGNERKLMNTILIELEGNDWIRHVGSGKYKANYAGQEQEELIGKIDFNSRGSAYLIVEGREDDIYIHSSNTGKALQKDTVRVAVSERKGKQEGKVIEIVERNRTEFIGTVDKSSRAVFVRPDDKNMPVDFFIDRGHLHGAKDGEKVKVKLLTWPSNNKSPFGAVIDRLGMPGNIDVEMNSILSEFGFPYEFPKQVEKEANNIKEANYDEVVKDRRDFRDILTFTIDPVDAKDFDDALSYQQLENGNIEIGIHIADVSHYVLPNSALDQEAYARGNSVYLVDRVIPMLPEVLSNKLCSLRPEETKLTFSAVFEFNEKGEVLKEWFGKTIIYSDKRFTYEQAQEIIEGTVTDETYGPVILEMDRIAKIMRGARLENGALNVESQEVRFRLDEDGNPLGIVLKVSKDANKLIEEYMLLANKRVAAFVGEPAKNKTIVPLVYRIHDEPNSEKIADLKIFLNEFGYQIKEVKNKPIAYALNKVMLEAKAKDELHIIGPMVIRSMSKAEYSTENIGHYGLGFRYYAHFTSPIRRYADLLVHRILQAKLTNKKYITNDLEDRCQHISATEKEATNAERASVKYMQVKFMSDKIGEVFEGKITGVTEWGIFVELNETKCEGLAHIRTIEDGSFFYNHKSKQLESFQSDNKFHLGQQVTVWVKHVDLIKKQIDLELTEKVTE; from the coding sequence ATGAGTAAAAAAAGAAATAAAAGAAAAACCCCAGCTACTTTAAAGAAAAAATTAATTCAGAAAACCTTAAAAGTTTTTGACCACAACCCCGAAACAGCTTTCAACTACAAAGATATGTCTAAAGCATTAGGCTTAGCGAATGGAAATGAACGAAAGCTAATGAACACCATACTTATTGAACTTGAGGGGAATGACTGGATTAGACATGTAGGTAGTGGAAAATACAAAGCAAACTATGCAGGACAAGAGCAAGAAGAATTAATTGGAAAAATTGATTTTAATTCAAGAGGTTCTGCTTATCTGATTGTTGAAGGTAGAGAAGATGATATATATATTCATTCTTCCAATACAGGTAAAGCCCTACAAAAAGATACAGTGCGCGTTGCTGTTTCTGAACGAAAAGGAAAGCAAGAAGGGAAAGTCATTGAAATTGTTGAACGCAACAGAACTGAATTTATAGGAACTGTAGATAAATCTTCTAGAGCTGTATTTGTTAGACCAGATGATAAGAACATGCCTGTTGACTTCTTTATTGATAGAGGACATTTACACGGAGCAAAAGACGGTGAAAAAGTTAAAGTTAAATTGCTAACATGGCCGAGCAATAATAAAAGTCCATTTGGAGCTGTTATAGATCGTTTAGGAATGCCTGGAAACATTGATGTAGAGATGAATTCTATTTTATCTGAATTTGGATTCCCGTATGAATTTCCAAAACAAGTTGAAAAGGAAGCCAATAATATTAAGGAAGCCAACTACGATGAGGTTGTAAAAGACCGAAGAGATTTTAGAGACATTCTTACTTTTACCATTGATCCAGTTGACGCAAAAGATTTTGACGATGCATTATCGTATCAACAACTCGAAAATGGAAATATAGAAATTGGGATTCACATTGCTGACGTGAGTCATTATGTACTCCCCAACTCAGCATTAGACCAGGAAGCTTATGCTAGAGGGAACTCTGTATACTTAGTAGATCGAGTAATTCCTATGTTACCTGAAGTCTTATCCAACAAATTATGCTCATTAAGACCAGAAGAGACTAAGCTAACGTTTTCTGCTGTATTTGAGTTTAACGAAAAAGGAGAAGTACTCAAAGAATGGTTTGGAAAAACAATTATATATTCCGACAAACGTTTTACTTACGAGCAAGCTCAAGAAATCATCGAAGGAACTGTTACTGACGAGACTTATGGTCCAGTGATTTTAGAAATGGATCGCATTGCTAAGATTATGCGAGGAGCTCGCTTAGAAAATGGCGCGTTAAATGTTGAAAGTCAAGAAGTACGTTTTCGATTGGATGAAGATGGGAATCCTTTAGGAATCGTTTTAAAAGTATCTAAAGATGCAAATAAACTGATTGAGGAGTACATGCTTCTCGCCAATAAACGTGTCGCAGCATTTGTTGGGGAACCTGCAAAAAACAAAACGATTGTTCCTTTAGTTTACCGTATTCATGATGAACCTAACAGTGAAAAAATAGCGGATTTAAAAATCTTTTTAAATGAATTTGGTTATCAAATAAAAGAGGTTAAAAACAAGCCTATTGCTTATGCTTTGAATAAAGTAATGCTTGAAGCCAAAGCAAAAGATGAATTGCATATTATTGGGCCAATGGTCATTCGTTCGATGTCTAAAGCCGAATATTCAACTGAAAACATTGGACATTATGGATTAGGATTCCGTTATTATGCACATTTCACTTCACCAATTAGAAGATATGCTGATTTATTAGTCCATCGAATTTTACAAGCTAAGCTTACCAACAAAAAATATATTACAAACGACCTAGAAGATCGTTGCCAACATATTTCTGCTACTGAAAAAGAAGCCACAAATGCTGAACGTGCATCAGTTAAATACATGCAGGTGAAGTTTATGAGCGATAAAATTGGTGAAGTCTTCGAGGGGAAAATAACGGGAGTAACTGAATGGGGAATTTTTGTAGAATTAAACGAGACTAAATGCGAAGGGCTTGCACATATACGAACCATTGAAGATGGCTCTTTTTTCTACAATCATAAATCTAAACAATTAGAATCGTTCCAATCTGACAACAAGTTTCATTTAGGTCAACAAGTAACTGTTTGGGTTAAGCATGTTGATCTAATTAAAAAGCAAATTGACTTGGAATTGACTGAGAAAGTAACAGAATAA
- a CDS encoding T9SS type A sorting domain-containing protein, protein MKLIYLFLLALSFYHISIAQTIVTSYPDSIEASINQNYTPGVFYVPKTQEAQADFLNNGIHQNAIRTHIIESAINNSSDINQSLAYLDNVSTIIQSLAAKTDKLIFIFEKMPAWLSSSNDGSPATTPGWYVLNTKPPSSYTQWNSAITAITSKLVNDYGITNAYFEIWNEPDLGSWTGTEAEFFELFSNTYAAIKAVNNNIPVGGPATNYWGNHIYTQPPYGYLTHTIANTSLIGALIDSSVLWNKPLDFISWHNFNHTYQTYQNAVDYINYKYTSHSQNTPELIVSEWNAPSVSRDTPIQKSYFIKNLIAIANTRIDNNLVAAWQDFSQSSNEFHNDYGLVSYGAIHKPAYNSLLLANQLKGQTIKHTTSAPLDVIQSLSNDTLNILIGNYIPPAFAEAFNYTLYEGNFNASELDAQGFINISANDLSHLDSIYKGLITIPSSTPINIAINNAIPIYEHYDSLQTIARTIQLSINGYSNNYSGHYFLIDNNHNNNQFTYDSLINAGVSQNNAIQQLTTNQALNSIATLLPNGSLNFTLEPNAVILFQFKIPELSGLNQQLKQSKSIAYPNPTNGLLKIEGIHPNETIKILNIQGQMLQNYSNTNTLDFSNYPKGTYLIHLEQSKQTIKVIKE, encoded by the coding sequence ATGAAGTTGATTTATCTCTTTTTATTAGCATTAAGCTTTTACCACATTAGTATTGCCCAAACAATTGTTACAAGCTACCCTGATTCTATAGAGGCTTCTATCAATCAGAATTATACGCCTGGGGTATTTTATGTTCCCAAAACTCAAGAAGCTCAAGCTGACTTTTTAAACAATGGCATTCATCAAAATGCTATTCGTACACATATTATTGAGAGTGCGATTAACAATTCTAGTGACATTAATCAAAGCTTAGCATATTTGGATAATGTTAGCACTATTATTCAATCTTTAGCTGCTAAGACTGATAAACTTATTTTTATTTTCGAAAAAATGCCCGCTTGGCTAAGTAGCTCAAATGACGGATCTCCTGCTACAACTCCTGGATGGTATGTATTAAATACTAAACCACCATCTAGCTATACTCAATGGAACAGCGCAATTACAGCCATTACCTCTAAATTAGTAAATGACTATGGCATTACCAATGCTTATTTTGAAATTTGGAACGAACCAGACTTAGGTTCTTGGACTGGAACTGAAGCTGAGTTTTTTGAATTATTTAGTAATACTTATGCTGCAATAAAAGCAGTGAATAACAATATTCCAGTAGGCGGACCTGCTACCAACTATTGGGGCAATCATATTTATACTCAACCTCCTTATGGATATTTAACTCATACTATTGCTAACACTTCTTTAATTGGAGCTTTAATTGACTCTTCTGTTTTATGGAACAAACCCCTTGATTTTATTTCTTGGCATAATTTTAACCATACCTATCAGACTTATCAGAATGCTGTAGACTATATCAACTACAAATACACGAGTCATTCTCAAAATACACCTGAACTTATCGTTAGTGAATGGAACGCACCTTCTGTTAGTCGCGACACGCCTATTCAAAAATCTTATTTTATTAAAAACTTAATTGCTATTGCAAACACTAGGATCGACAACAATCTTGTTGCTGCATGGCAAGATTTTAGTCAATCTTCCAATGAATTTCACAACGATTATGGCTTAGTAAGCTATGGCGCAATACACAAACCCGCATACAATAGTTTATTATTGGCTAACCAATTAAAAGGTCAAACCATCAAACATACAACTAGTGCTCCTTTAGATGTGATACAATCCCTCTCAAATGACACGCTAAACATCTTGATCGGGAACTATATTCCTCCTGCATTTGCTGAAGCCTTTAACTATACCTTATATGAAGGCAATTTTAATGCTAGCGAGTTAGATGCTCAAGGATTCATTAATATCTCTGCAAATGACTTATCCCACCTAGACTCTATTTATAAAGGACTAATTACTATTCCCAGCTCAACCCCTATCAACATAGCTATAAACAATGCTATTCCTATCTACGAACATTATGATAGTCTACAAACAATAGCCAGAACAATCCAATTATCTATTAATGGATACAGCAACAATTATTCTGGACATTATTTTCTAATTGATAACAACCATAACAACAATCAATTCACTTACGATTCATTGATTAATGCTGGAGTTAGTCAAAACAATGCCATACAACAACTTACTACTAATCAAGCATTAAACAGTATCGCAACATTGCTACCTAATGGTTCTTTAAATTTTACTTTGGAACCTAATGCTGTTATCTTATTTCAATTTAAAATCCCTGAACTCTCTGGATTAAATCAACAACTAAAGCAATCAAAATCTATTGCTTACCCTAATCCAACAAATGGGTTACTGAAGATTGAGGGAATTCACCCCAACGAAACCATCAAGATCTTAAATATACAAGGCCAAATGCTTCAAAATTACTCCAACACCAATACACTTGATTTTTCTAATTATCCAAAAGGGACTTATCTAATACACCTGGAGCAATCTAAGCAAACAATTAAGGTGATTAAAGAATGA
- a CDS encoding MoxR family ATPase, with product MEENNPTQPENNAQQPQEEQAQTAKAPITEQPIAAASQEYSTSFSGSRIDLSLINEKITKARNEISNYLVGQHEMVDLLLIGLFSGGHILLEGVPGIAKTLTAKVLAQTLSVDFSRIQFTPDMMPSDIIGTSIFNMKTSEFSFKKGPIFTNIALIDEINRAPAKTQAALFEVMEERQITYDGVTHKLDFPFLVIATQNPVEQEGTYRLPEAQLDRFLFKINLNYPSLDEEKDILTRYKSGISVDFDKIANVFSKADLKTIQETISQVRVEDSIIKYIAEITHNTRNHGKLYLGASPRASLSMLKASKTMAAMRGRDFVIPDDVQYVAYHVINHRIILTPEAEMEGMTEANIIQEIIKAVEVPR from the coding sequence ATGGAAGAAAACAACCCAACTCAACCTGAAAACAATGCACAACAGCCACAAGAAGAGCAAGCTCAAACAGCTAAAGCTCCAATTACCGAACAACCTATTGCGGCTGCAAGTCAAGAATATTCTACTTCTTTCAGTGGCTCTAGAATTGATTTGTCGTTAATCAATGAAAAAATAACTAAAGCTAGGAATGAAATTTCTAACTACTTAGTAGGGCAACACGAAATGGTTGATTTACTATTAATTGGTCTATTTAGTGGCGGTCATATTTTATTGGAGGGAGTTCCTGGAATAGCTAAAACGCTCACAGCTAAAGTTCTTGCTCAAACACTTTCTGTTGATTTTTCAAGAATTCAGTTCACCCCTGACATGATGCCTTCTGATATTATAGGGACATCAATCTTCAACATGAAAACAAGTGAATTTTCGTTTAAGAAAGGTCCTATTTTCACCAACATTGCATTAATTGATGAGATCAACAGGGCTCCTGCAAAAACCCAAGCGGCTTTATTTGAGGTTATGGAAGAGCGCCAGATTACTTACGATGGTGTTACCCATAAATTGGATTTCCCATTCTTAGTAATAGCAACACAAAACCCTGTTGAACAAGAGGGTACTTATCGTTTACCAGAGGCTCAGTTGGACCGTTTCTTATTTAAGATCAACTTAAATTACCCATCCTTAGATGAAGAAAAAGATATCCTTACCAGATACAAAAGCGGTATCTCTGTTGATTTTGATAAAATTGCCAATGTTTTTTCTAAAGCAGACCTTAAAACCATACAAGAAACCATTTCACAGGTAAGAGTGGAAGATTCTATTATTAAATACATTGCAGAAATTACCCATAACACACGTAATCACGGAAAATTATATTTAGGAGCATCTCCAAGAGCTTCACTTTCTATGCTAAAAGCATCCAAAACAATGGCTGCAATGCGTGGAAGAGATTTTGTAATTCCTGATGATGTTCAATATGTCGCTTATCACGTCATCAACCATAGAATTATTTTAACTCCTGAAGCTGAAATGGAAGGAATGACAGAAGCCAATATTATTCAAGAAATTATCAAAGCAGTTGAAGTTCCTAGGTAA
- a CDS encoding gliding motility-associated C-terminal domain-containing protein, translated as MKKLSAVILFIVSLTFCSVAQDSASVEMPNVFTPNNDGINDVFRPTYVGIEKVTGYIYNRWGEVIYQWWGVKGYWDGYTFPAGVAVPEGTYYYVVKAYSYAEEEIIKTGVVSLKR; from the coding sequence ATGAAAAAACTTAGTGCAGTTATATTATTCATTGTGAGCTTAACTTTTTGTAGTGTTGCTCAAGACTCAGCAAGTGTTGAGATGCCTAATGTTTTTACTCCTAACAATGATGGAATAAATGATGTTTTTAGGCCAACTTATGTTGGAATTGAAAAGGTAACTGGATACATCTATAACCGATGGGGAGAAGTGATCTACCAATGGTGGGGAGTAAAAGGCTATTGGGATGGATATACTTTTCCTGCAGGAGTGGCTGTACCAGAAGGTACATACTACTATGTGGTGAAAGCTTATTCCTATGCCGAAGAAGAAATTATAAAAACAGGAGTAGTTAGCTTAAAAAGATAA